One stretch of Actinacidiphila sp. DG2A-62 DNA includes these proteins:
- a CDS encoding nitrite/sulfite reductase, with protein sequence MAASPEHPQPPAAPARAAAPAGRRKSGRHRGEGQWAKGHFTPLNGNEQTKKDDDGLNVRTRIETIYAHGGFDSIDGADLRGRMRWWGLYTQRRPGIDGGRTAVLEPEELDDRYFMMRVRIDGGRLTVAQLRVIGEVSQEFARGTADITDRQNIQLHWIRIEDVPEIWRRLEAVGLSTTEACGDVPRVIIGSPVAGIAEDEIIDGTWAIEQIHDRYIGSKEFSNLPRKFKTAISGSPLMDVVHEINDVSFVGVEHPEHGPGFDLWVGGGLSTNPRLGERLGAWVPLAEVPEVWAGVVGIFRDYGYRRLRSRARLKFLMADWGPERFRQVLEEEYLKRPLVDGPAPRLPQQVWRDHIGVHRQQDGNFYVGFAPRVGRVDGATLTKIAEIAAEHGSDRLRTTTDQKMVVLDVPGERVESLTAALESLDLRVRPSSFRRGTLACTGIEFCKLAIVETKDRASALIDELERRLPEFDEPIGINVNGCPNSCARIQTADIGLKGQLVTDAEGNQVEGFQVHLGGGLGLDAGFGRKVRGLKVTSAELTDYVERVLRRFQQERTDGERFAQWAARASEEALS encoded by the coding sequence ATGGCCGCCAGCCCCGAACACCCCCAGCCCCCGGCCGCGCCCGCACGCGCCGCCGCGCCCGCGGGCCGCCGCAAGTCCGGGCGCCACCGCGGCGAGGGCCAGTGGGCGAAAGGGCATTTCACCCCGCTCAACGGCAACGAGCAGACCAAGAAGGACGACGACGGTCTCAATGTGCGGACACGCATCGAGACGATCTACGCCCACGGCGGCTTCGACTCGATCGACGGCGCCGACCTGCGCGGCCGGATGCGCTGGTGGGGCCTGTACACCCAGCGCCGCCCCGGGATCGACGGCGGCCGCACCGCGGTGCTGGAGCCGGAGGAGCTGGACGACCGCTACTTCATGATGCGGGTCCGGATCGACGGCGGCCGGCTGACGGTGGCCCAGCTGCGGGTGATCGGCGAGGTGTCCCAGGAGTTCGCCCGCGGCACCGCGGACATCACCGACCGGCAGAACATCCAGCTGCACTGGATCCGGATCGAGGACGTGCCCGAGATCTGGCGCCGGCTGGAGGCGGTGGGCCTGTCCACCACCGAGGCGTGCGGCGACGTGCCCCGGGTGATCATCGGCTCGCCGGTGGCCGGCATCGCCGAGGACGAGATCATCGACGGCACCTGGGCGATCGAGCAGATCCACGACCGGTACATCGGCAGCAAGGAGTTCTCCAACCTGCCGCGGAAGTTCAAGACCGCCATCTCCGGCTCGCCGCTGATGGACGTGGTGCACGAGATCAACGACGTGTCCTTCGTCGGCGTCGAGCACCCCGAGCACGGCCCCGGCTTCGACCTGTGGGTCGGCGGCGGGCTGTCCACCAACCCGCGGCTCGGCGAGCGGCTCGGCGCCTGGGTGCCGCTGGCCGAGGTGCCCGAGGTGTGGGCCGGGGTGGTCGGCATCTTCCGCGACTACGGCTACCGCAGGCTGCGTTCGCGCGCCCGGCTGAAGTTCCTGATGGCCGACTGGGGCCCCGAGCGGTTCCGCCAGGTGCTGGAGGAGGAGTACCTCAAGCGCCCGCTCGTCGACGGCCCCGCGCCGCGGCTGCCGCAGCAGGTCTGGCGCGACCACATCGGCGTGCACCGGCAGCAGGACGGCAACTTCTACGTCGGCTTCGCGCCGCGCGTCGGCCGGGTGGACGGCGCCACGCTCACCAAGATCGCCGAGATCGCCGCCGAGCACGGCTCGGACCGGCTGCGCACCACCACCGACCAGAAGATGGTGGTGCTGGACGTGCCGGGCGAGCGGGTGGAGTCGCTCACCGCCGCGCTGGAGTCGCTGGACCTGCGGGTGCGGCCGTCGTCCTTCCGGCGCGGCACCCTGGCCTGCACCGGGATCGAGTTCTGCAAGCTGGCGATCGTGGAGACGAAGGACCGCGCCTCCGCACTGATCGACGAACTGGAGCGACGGCTGCCGGAGTTCGACGAGCCGATCGGCATCAACGTCAACGGCTGCCCCAACTCCTGCGCCCGCATCCAGACCGCCGACATCGGTCTGAAGGGCCAACTGGTCACCGACGCCGAGGGCAACCAGGTCGAGGGCTTCCAGGTGCACCTGGGCGGCGGCCTGGGCCTGGACGCCGGCTTCGGCCGCAAGGTCCGCGGCCTGAAGGTCACCTCCGCCGAACTCACCGACTACGTCGAGCGGGTGCTGCGCCGCTTCCAGCAGGAGCGCACCGACGGCGAGCGGTTCGCCCAGTGGGCGGCCCGCGCCTCCGAGGAGGCGCTGTCGTGA
- a CDS encoding putative leader peptide — protein sequence MSRTGIALVGRPHVDFCRVSSAICPAG from the coding sequence ATGTCGCGCACGGGAATCGCCTTGGTAGGTCGGCCGCACGTCGACTTCTGCCGCGTGTCCAGCGCCATCTGTCCGGCGGGCTGA
- a CDS encoding GAF domain-containing protein: protein MPARDVAAQEAAPAGDAPHGSARAVISESWSRALRLGVDPESGRGTEPLSTDEIEYRRGAGPIRTVLPALREGLVPIADAALHLMVVTDAEGRVLWRDGSLAVRRSADRLGFAEGASWAEESVGTNAIGTALITRAPLQVHSTEHFVRLHHPWTCAAAPLHDPRDGRLIGVVDVSGPAANLHPSTLSLVTAVARVAEAELRAAHWAAVERLRAIAAPILARIGGRALAVDPNGWTAAVTGLAPVDRVALPAPARAGQTWLPSLGRCTLEPLPGGWLVRVAPQDGLPAPSRVLLDVSRPGAATVTVSGAAGSWSQRLSPRHAELLFVLAARRSGRSAAELAADLFGDPSRTVTVRAEMSRLRRNLGGVLAHRPYRFADGVDVSLLRPTRAHDLLPHSVAPAVLAARLAP from the coding sequence GTGCCCGCGAGGGACGTCGCCGCCCAGGAGGCCGCACCGGCCGGGGACGCGCCGCACGGCTCGGCCCGCGCGGTGATCTCCGAGTCGTGGTCGCGGGCGCTGCGGCTCGGCGTGGACCCGGAGTCGGGCCGCGGCACCGAGCCGCTGAGCACCGACGAGATCGAGTACCGCCGCGGCGCGGGGCCGATCCGCACGGTGCTGCCGGCGCTGCGCGAGGGCCTGGTGCCGATCGCGGACGCGGCGCTGCACCTGATGGTCGTCACCGACGCCGAGGGCCGGGTGCTGTGGCGCGACGGCAGCCTCGCGGTGCGCAGGAGCGCGGACCGGCTGGGCTTCGCGGAGGGCGCGTCCTGGGCGGAGGAATCGGTCGGCACCAACGCGATCGGCACCGCGCTGATCACCCGCGCGCCCCTCCAGGTGCACTCCACCGAGCACTTCGTCCGCCTGCACCACCCGTGGACCTGCGCCGCGGCCCCGCTGCACGACCCGCGCGACGGGCGGCTGATCGGCGTGGTGGACGTCAGCGGTCCGGCGGCGAACCTGCATCCGTCGACGCTGTCCCTGGTGACCGCGGTGGCGCGGGTCGCCGAGGCGGAGCTGCGGGCGGCGCACTGGGCGGCGGTGGAGCGGCTGCGGGCGATCGCCGCGCCGATCCTGGCCCGGATCGGCGGCCGGGCGCTGGCCGTCGACCCCAACGGCTGGACGGCCGCGGTCACCGGGCTCGCGCCGGTCGACCGGGTGGCGCTGCCGGCGCCGGCCCGGGCCGGGCAGACCTGGCTGCCGTCGCTGGGCCGCTGCACCCTGGAACCGCTGCCCGGCGGCTGGCTGGTGCGGGTCGCCCCGCAGGACGGGCTGCCCGCGCCGAGCCGGGTGCTGCTCGATGTGAGCCGGCCGGGGGCCGCGACGGTGACGGTGAGCGGCGCGGCGGGGAGTTGGTCGCAGCGGCTGAGTCCGCGCCACGCCGAGCTGCTGTTCGTGCTGGCGGCGCGGCGCTCGGGGCGCAGCGCGGCCGAGCTGGCGGCGGACCTGTTCGGCGACCCGAGCCGTACGGTCACCGTGCGGGCGGAGATGTCCCGGCTGCGGCGCAACCTCGGCGGGGTGCTGGCCCACCGGCCGTATCGTTTCGCCGACGGCGTGGACGTGAGCCTGCTGCGGCCGACCCGCGCGCACGACCTGCTCCCCCACTCGGTGGCCCCCGCGGTGCTGGCGGCGCGGCTGGCGCCTTGA
- a CDS encoding phosphoadenylyl-sulfate reductase, with translation MTTAQHTDEELRQLAEQAGRDLEDASATDILRWAVDTFGSRFCVTSSMEDAVVSHLASRVAPGVDVVFLDTGYHFPETIGTRDAVAAVMDVNVITLTPRQTVAEQDAEYGPRLHDRDPDLCCALRKVAPLEEGLKGYDAWATGLRRDESPTRANTPVVGWDARRGKVKIAPISRWSQKDVEAYVAEHGVLTNPLLMDGYASIGCAPCTRRVLEGEDARAGRWAGLGKTECGIHL, from the coding sequence GTGACCACCGCACAGCACACCGACGAGGAACTGCGGCAGCTCGCCGAGCAGGCGGGCCGCGACCTGGAGGACGCGTCCGCCACCGACATCCTGCGCTGGGCCGTCGACACCTTCGGCAGCCGGTTCTGCGTGACCTCCTCGATGGAGGACGCCGTGGTCTCCCACCTGGCCTCGCGGGTGGCGCCGGGCGTGGACGTGGTGTTCCTGGACACCGGCTACCACTTCCCCGAGACCATCGGCACCCGCGACGCCGTCGCCGCGGTGATGGACGTGAACGTGATCACCCTCACCCCGCGGCAGACCGTGGCCGAGCAGGACGCCGAGTACGGCCCGCGGCTGCACGACCGGGACCCCGACCTGTGCTGCGCGCTGCGCAAGGTCGCGCCGCTGGAGGAGGGCCTGAAGGGCTACGACGCGTGGGCGACCGGGCTGCGCAGGGACGAGTCGCCGACCCGCGCGAACACCCCCGTGGTCGGCTGGGACGCCCGCCGCGGCAAGGTGAAGATCGCCCCGATCTCACGTTGGTCTCAGAAAGACGTGGAAGCGTACGTCGCCGAGCACGGCGTACTCACCAATCCGCTGCTGATGGACGGCTATGCCTCCATCGGCTGCGCGCCGTGCACCCGCCGGGTGCTGGAGGGCGAGGACGCGCGCGCCGGCCGCTGGGCGGGGCTGGGCAAGACCGAGTGCGGGATACACCTGTGA
- a CDS encoding IS5 family transposase (programmed frameshift): MTDLVERLVPDELWVLFRRVVPPTEVIRPQGGGRRRAGDREALAAIIFVATSGCTWRQLPPVFGPAWQTVYQRFAQWSRERVWARLYRVILDELGARGELDWSRCAIDSVSLRATKGGPLTGPNPTDRGKLGSKIHLITDRNGLPLSLGISGANMHDSQGLEPLVRGITPIRSRCGPRRRKPAKLHADKGYDYDHLRRWLRERGIRPRIARKGIESSQRLGRHRWVVERTVSWLAGCRRLHRRYERKAEHFLAFVGIAAILIGHRRLARLDAQGHSV, from the exons ATGACGGATCTGGTTGAGCGGTTGGTGCCGGACGAGTTGTGGGTGTTGTTCCGGCGGGTGGTGCCACCGACTGAGGTGATACGTCCGCAGGGCGGCGGCCGACGCCGGGCTGGTGACCGCGAGGCTCTGGCTGCGATCATCTTCGTGGCGACGTCGGGCTGCACGTGGCGGCAGTTGCCGCCGGTGTTCGGGCCGGCCTGGCAGACGGTCTACCAGCGGTTCGCCCAGTGGAGCCGGGAGCGGGTCTGGGCGCGGTTGTATCGCGTGATCCTCGACGAGCTCGGGGCGCGGGGCGAGTTGGACTGGTCGCGGTGCGCTATCGACTCGGTCAGTCTGCGGGCGACAAAAGGGGGCC CTTTGACGGGACCGAATCCGACCGACCGCGGCAAACTCGGATCGAAGATCCACCTGATCACCGACCGGAACGGGCTGCCCCTGTCCCTGGGGATTTCCGGCGCGAACATGCACGACAGCCAGGGCCTGGAGCCGCTCGTGCGAGGCATCACGCCCATCCGCTCCCGCTGCGGGCCCCGGCGACGGAAGCCGGCGAAACTGCACGCCGACAAGGGCTACGACTACGACCACCTGCGCCGATGGCTCCGCGAGCGCGGCATCCGCCCCCGCATCGCCCGCAAAGGCATCGAGTCCTCACAACGGCTGGGCCGACACCGCTGGGTCGTGGAGAGAACCGTCTCCTGGCTGGCCGGCTGCCGACGGCTCCACCGCCGCTACGAACGCAAGGCCGAGCACTTCCTCGCCTTCGTCGGCATAGCCGCAATCCTCATCGGCCACCGCCGACTCGCCCGCCTAGATGCGCAAGGGCATTCAGTGTGA
- the cysD gene encoding sulfate adenylyltransferase subunit CysD produces MTTTVAHPEATGSPYALTHLDALESEAVHIFREVAGEFERPVILFSGGKDSIVMLHLALKAFAPAPVPFALLHVDTGHNFPEVLDFRDRTVAAHSLRLHVAKVQDYIDDGRLRERPDGTRNPLQTVPLTDAIRELRFDAVFGGGRRDEEKARAKERVFSLRDEFSQWDPRRQRPELWSLYNGRHAPGEHVRVFPLSNWTELDVWQYIARERIELPRIYFAHEREVFARNGMWLTPGEWGGPRDGEPVQTRLVRYRTVGDMSCTGAVDSDATTLEAVIAEIAASRLTERGATRADDKLSEAAMEDRKREGYF; encoded by the coding sequence ATGACGACCACCGTGGCGCACCCGGAGGCGACGGGCAGCCCGTACGCGCTGACCCACCTGGACGCGCTGGAGTCCGAGGCGGTGCACATCTTCCGCGAGGTGGCGGGCGAGTTCGAGCGGCCGGTGATCCTCTTCTCCGGCGGCAAGGACTCGATCGTCATGCTGCACCTGGCGCTGAAGGCGTTCGCGCCGGCGCCGGTGCCGTTCGCGCTGCTGCACGTGGACACCGGGCACAACTTCCCCGAGGTGCTGGACTTCCGGGACCGCACGGTGGCCGCGCACTCCCTGCGGCTGCACGTGGCGAAGGTGCAGGACTACATCGACGACGGGCGGCTGCGCGAGCGCCCCGACGGCACCCGCAACCCGCTGCAGACGGTGCCGCTGACCGACGCGATCCGCGAACTGCGCTTCGACGCGGTCTTCGGCGGCGGCCGGCGCGACGAGGAGAAGGCCCGCGCGAAGGAGCGGGTGTTCTCGCTGCGCGACGAGTTCTCCCAGTGGGACCCGCGCCGCCAGCGCCCCGAGCTGTGGTCGCTGTACAACGGCCGGCACGCGCCGGGCGAGCACGTCCGGGTCTTCCCGCTGTCCAACTGGACCGAGCTGGACGTGTGGCAGTACATCGCGCGGGAGCGGATCGAGCTGCCGCGGATCTACTTCGCGCACGAGCGCGAGGTGTTCGCGCGCAACGGCATGTGGCTGACCCCCGGCGAGTGGGGCGGGCCGCGGGACGGCGAGCCGGTGCAGACCCGCCTGGTGCGCTACCGCACGGTCGGCGACATGTCCTGCACCGGCGCGGTGGACTCCGACGCGACCACGCTGGAGGCGGTGATCGCGGAGATCGCCGCGTCCCGGCTGACCGAGCGCGGCGCCACCCGGGCCGACGACAAGCTGTCCGAAGCGGCGATGGAAGACCGCAAGCGCGAGGGGTACTTCTAG
- a CDS encoding GNAT family N-acetyltransferase: MTATPTEPGTTPVTTWYLEMTAAAELRPAAAPASGAGVSVVRAEIPSAPFSRFLYTAVGGDVSWTDRLEWPPERWAAYLERPGCETWVAYERGTPAGYVELEAQDDGAVEIVYFGLLPDFRGRGIGGHLLSYGAARAWDLAARWPGREPTARVWVHTCSLDGPYALANYERRGFRVTRTTSSH; the protein is encoded by the coding sequence ATGACGGCGACGCCCACCGAGCCCGGGACCACGCCCGTGACCACGTGGTATCTGGAGATGACCGCCGCGGCCGAGCTGCGGCCGGCCGCCGCGCCTGCCTCGGGCGCCGGCGTGTCGGTGGTGCGGGCCGAGATACCCTCCGCGCCGTTCAGCCGGTTCCTGTATACGGCGGTGGGCGGCGACGTGTCGTGGACGGACCGGCTGGAGTGGCCGCCCGAGCGCTGGGCGGCGTATCTGGAGCGGCCCGGCTGCGAGACATGGGTGGCGTACGAACGCGGCACGCCCGCGGGGTACGTGGAGCTGGAGGCGCAGGACGACGGCGCGGTGGAGATCGTGTACTTCGGGCTGCTGCCGGACTTCCGCGGCCGGGGCATCGGCGGCCACCTGCTGTCCTACGGCGCCGCGCGGGCCTGGGACCTGGCCGCGCGGTGGCCGGGCCGGGAGCCGACCGCCCGGGTGTGGGTGCACACCTGCTCGCTGGACGGCCCGTACGCGCTGGCCAACTACGAGCGCCGCGGCTTCAGGGTGACCCGGACCACATCGTCTCACTAA
- a CDS encoding sulfate adenylyltransferase subunit 1 codes for MTSTTQSLGAGPGADAQATLLRFATAGSVDDGKSTLVGRLLHDSKSVLTDQLEAVERASLTRGQEGPDLALLTDGLRAEREQGITIDVAYRYFATARRRFILADTPGHVQYTRNMVTGASTAELAVVLVDARNGVVEQTRRHAAVAALLRVPHVVLAVNKMDLVDYAEPVFAAIAEEFTGYAASMGVPDVTAIPISALAGDNVVEPSSHMDWYGGPTVLEHLETVPVSHDLAGCPPRFPVQYVIRPQSAEHPDYRGYAGRIASGMFRVGDAVTVLPSGRTTTVAGIDALGEPVDSAWAPQSVTLLLADDLDVSRGDLIAPAADAPPIGQDVRATVCHLHERPLRIGERVLLKHGTRTVKALVKELPYRIDLSHGLAHQDLPERLEVNDIGTVVLRTAEPLPMDPYAVSRLTGSFLLIDPADGATLTAGMAGEAFAAPAGAQAPAGAGADDGGWDF; via the coding sequence ATGACGAGCACCACGCAGTCCCTCGGCGCCGGACCGGGCGCGGACGCCCAGGCCACGCTGCTGCGCTTCGCCACCGCCGGCTCGGTGGACGACGGCAAGTCGACGCTGGTCGGGCGGCTGCTGCACGACTCCAAGTCGGTGCTGACCGACCAGTTGGAGGCGGTCGAGCGCGCCTCGCTGACCCGCGGCCAGGAGGGCCCGGACCTCGCGCTGCTGACCGACGGCCTGCGGGCCGAGCGGGAGCAGGGCATCACCATCGACGTGGCCTACCGGTACTTCGCCACCGCGCGCCGCCGCTTCATCCTCGCCGACACGCCCGGCCATGTGCAGTACACCCGCAACATGGTCACCGGCGCCTCGACCGCGGAGCTGGCCGTGGTGCTGGTGGACGCGCGCAACGGCGTGGTCGAGCAGACCCGCCGGCACGCCGCGGTGGCCGCGCTGCTGCGGGTGCCGCACGTGGTGCTCGCGGTGAACAAGATGGACCTGGTGGACTACGCGGAACCGGTGTTCGCCGCGATCGCCGAGGAGTTCACCGGCTACGCCGCCTCGATGGGCGTGCCCGACGTGACCGCGATCCCGATCTCGGCGCTGGCCGGGGACAACGTGGTGGAGCCGTCCTCGCACATGGACTGGTACGGCGGCCCGACCGTGCTGGAGCACCTGGAGACCGTGCCGGTCAGCCACGACCTGGCCGGGTGCCCGCCGCGCTTCCCGGTGCAGTACGTGATCCGGCCGCAGAGCGCCGAGCACCCGGACTACCGCGGCTACGCGGGCCGGATCGCCTCGGGGATGTTCCGGGTGGGCGACGCGGTGACGGTGCTGCCGTCCGGCCGGACCACCACGGTCGCGGGCATCGACGCGCTGGGCGAGCCGGTGGACAGCGCGTGGGCGCCGCAGTCGGTGACGCTGCTGCTCGCCGACGACCTGGACGTCTCGCGCGGCGACCTGATCGCGCCGGCCGCGGACGCGCCGCCGATCGGCCAGGACGTGCGGGCCACGGTCTGCCACCTGCACGAGCGGCCGCTGCGGATCGGTGAGCGGGTGCTGCTCAAGCACGGCACCCGGACCGTCAAGGCGCTGGTCAAGGAGCTGCCCTACCGGATCGACCTGTCGCACGGGCTGGCCCACCAGGACCTGCCGGAGCGTCTTGAGGTCAACGACATCGGCACGGTGGTGCTGCGCACCGCGGAGCCGCTGCCGATGGACCCGTACGCGGTGTCCCGGCTGACCGGATCGTTCCTGCTGATCGACCCGGCCGACGGCGCCACGCTGACCGCGGGCATGGCCGGCGAGGCGTTCGCCGCGCCCGCCGGCGCCCAGGCGCCCGCCGGGGCGGGCGCGGACGACGGCGGATGGGACTTCTGA
- a CDS encoding acyl-CoA dehydrogenase family protein gives MTTLTHTVTNQAPPLVGHDVYSTDRALVEAVARHADPGRLAGIEAELAELGRAAGSAQAQKWAEEANTYAPVLRTHDRYGNRIDEVEFHPSWHRLLGHAVSAGLTDAWSRPDGHLRRAAGFLVWSQVEAGHGCPVSMTHAAVPALRAEPELAAEWEPRLGSRTYDPQLVAPGAKPGALFGMGMTEKQGGSDVRANTTRAEPLAEPGAYALTGHKWFCSAPMSDGFLVLAQVPGGTSRAEGYGGGLTCFLLPRVLPDGSRNVFAIQRLKDKLGNRSNASSEVEFSGTWARRVGEEGRGVATIIGMVAATRLDCALGSAALMRQAVAQAVHHATYRQAFGGPLVDKPLMRNVLADLALESEAATTTALRMAAAYDADTEQERALRRLGVAVTKYWVTKRCPAVAAEALECLGGNGYVEESGMPRIFRESPLNSVWEGSGNVQALDVLRVLQREPRALDAFLTEIGLARGADHRLDAAVKDLFADLADLEGIEARARRVVEQMALVLQGSLLVRHAPPAVADAFCASRLGGDWGAAFGTLPAGLDHAAIVRRAAPVEAE, from the coding sequence ATGACCACCCTCACTCACACGGTGACGAACCAGGCTCCCCCGCTGGTGGGCCACGACGTCTACAGCACCGACCGCGCCCTCGTCGAGGCGGTGGCGCGGCACGCCGATCCCGGCCGGCTGGCCGGCATCGAGGCGGAGCTGGCCGAGCTGGGCCGGGCCGCGGGCTCCGCGCAGGCGCAGAAGTGGGCGGAGGAGGCGAACACCTACGCACCGGTGCTGCGGACGCACGACCGCTACGGCAACCGGATCGACGAGGTGGAGTTCCACCCGTCCTGGCACCGGTTGCTCGGCCACGCGGTCTCCGCCGGGCTCACCGACGCCTGGTCGCGCCCGGACGGCCATCTGCGCCGGGCGGCCGGCTTCCTGGTGTGGTCGCAGGTGGAGGCCGGGCACGGCTGCCCGGTCTCGATGACGCACGCGGCGGTCCCGGCGCTGCGGGCCGAACCGGAACTGGCCGCCGAGTGGGAGCCGCGGCTGGGGTCGCGGACCTACGACCCGCAGCTGGTCGCGCCCGGCGCCAAGCCCGGGGCGCTGTTCGGGATGGGCATGACCGAGAAGCAGGGCGGCTCGGACGTGCGGGCCAACACCACCCGGGCCGAGCCGCTGGCGGAGCCGGGCGCCTACGCGCTGACCGGGCACAAGTGGTTCTGCTCCGCGCCGATGTCGGACGGCTTCCTGGTGCTGGCGCAGGTGCCCGGGGGCACCTCCCGTGCCGAAGGCTACGGGGGAGGGCTGACCTGTTTCCTGCTGCCGCGGGTGCTGCCCGACGGCAGCCGCAACGTCTTCGCGATCCAGCGGCTGAAGGACAAGCTGGGCAACCGCTCCAACGCCTCCAGCGAGGTCGAGTTCAGCGGCACCTGGGCGCGGCGGGTCGGCGAGGAGGGCCGCGGCGTCGCCACGATCATCGGCATGGTGGCCGCGACCCGGCTGGACTGCGCGCTCGGCTCGGCGGCGCTGATGCGGCAGGCGGTGGCGCAGGCGGTCCACCACGCGACGTACCGGCAGGCGTTCGGCGGGCCGCTGGTCGACAAGCCGCTGATGCGCAACGTCCTGGCGGACCTGGCCCTGGAGTCCGAGGCGGCCACCACCACGGCGCTGCGGATGGCCGCGGCGTACGACGCGGACACCGAGCAGGAGCGGGCGCTGCGCCGGCTCGGCGTCGCGGTCACCAAGTACTGGGTGACCAAGCGGTGTCCCGCGGTGGCGGCCGAGGCGCTGGAGTGCCTGGGCGGCAACGGGTACGTGGAGGAGTCCGGGATGCCGCGGATCTTCCGCGAGTCGCCGCTGAACTCGGTGTGGGAGGGCTCGGGCAACGTCCAGGCGCTGGACGTGCTGCGGGTGCTCCAGCGCGAGCCGCGGGCGCTGGACGCGTTCCTCACCGAGATCGGCCTGGCGCGCGGCGCGGACCACCGGCTGGACGCGGCGGTCAAGGACCTGTTCGCCGACCTCGCCGACCTGGAGGGCATCGAGGCCCGCGCACGCCGGGTGGTCGAGCAAATGGCCCTGGTCCTGCAGGGCTCCCTGCTGGTACGCCACGCCCCGCCCGCGGTCGCCGACGCCTTCTGCGCCTCGCGCCTCGGCGGCGACTGGGGAGCCGCCTTCGGCACCCTCCCGGCCGGCCTCGACCACGCCGCGATCGTCCGCCGGGCCGCCCCGGTGGAGGCGGAGTAA
- the cysC gene encoding adenylyl-sulfate kinase, translating into MSTGATVWLTGLPSAGKTTVALALAERLRADGRRVEVLDGDEIREFLSAGLGFSREDRHTNVQRIGFVAELLASHGVLVLVPVIAPYADSREAVRKRHQTQGTGYVEVHVATPVDVCARRDVKGLYARQAAGELSGLTGVDDPYEPPEDPDLRIETQGRTVEQSAAAVHALLVERGLAA; encoded by the coding sequence ATGAGCACCGGGGCCACCGTCTGGCTCACCGGCCTGCCGAGCGCCGGCAAGACCACCGTCGCGCTGGCGCTGGCCGAGCGGCTGCGCGCCGACGGCCGCCGGGTCGAGGTGCTGGACGGCGACGAGATCCGCGAGTTCCTCTCCGCCGGCCTCGGCTTCAGCCGCGAGGACCGGCACACCAACGTGCAGCGCATCGGCTTCGTCGCCGAACTCCTGGCCTCCCACGGGGTGCTGGTGCTGGTGCCGGTCATCGCGCCGTACGCGGACAGCCGCGAGGCGGTCCGCAAGCGGCACCAGACCCAGGGCACCGGCTACGTCGAGGTGCACGTCGCCACCCCCGTCGACGTCTGCGCGCGGCGCGACGTCAAGGGCCTGTACGCCCGGCAGGCCGCGGGCGAGCTGAGCGGGCTGACCGGCGTGGACGATCCGTACGAGCCGCCGGAGGACCCGGACCTGCGGATCGAGACGCAGGGGCGCACCGTCGAGCAGTCGGCGGCGGCCGTGCACGCACTGCTCGTGGAGAGGGGACTGGCGGCATGA
- a CDS encoding helix-turn-helix transcriptional regulator: MTLARAPYRVLPDGCMDLLWCEGELLVAGPDTVAYVASARVGTRYAGLRFAPGSAPRVLGVPAKELRNRRVPLDALWGDGPARRLAERAAEDPAAALDAWAARRVLRMAGEETSGDAARRGERRLPAEIAARLAAGRGVAEVAAAVGLGERQLRRRCEDAFGYGPKTLARVLRLQRALELARGGLPFASVAADAGYADQPHLAREVRALTGLPLSELLTA; the protein is encoded by the coding sequence GTGACCCTCGCGCGGGCGCCGTACCGGGTGCTGCCCGACGGGTGCATGGATCTGCTCTGGTGCGAGGGCGAACTGCTGGTCGCGGGCCCCGACACCGTGGCGTACGTGGCGAGCGCGCGGGTCGGGACGCGGTACGCGGGGCTGCGTTTCGCGCCCGGGTCCGCGCCGCGGGTGCTGGGCGTGCCGGCGAAGGAGCTGCGGAACCGGCGGGTCCCGCTGGACGCGCTGTGGGGGGACGGACCGGCCCGGCGGCTCGCCGAGCGCGCGGCCGAGGACCCCGCCGCCGCCCTCGACGCCTGGGCCGCCCGCCGTGTCCTGCGGATGGCAGGGGAGGAGACGTCGGGCGACGCGGCCAGGCGCGGCGAGCGGCGGCTGCCGGCCGAGATCGCGGCGCGGCTGGCCGCGGGCCGCGGTGTCGCCGAGGTCGCGGCGGCCGTGGGCCTGGGCGAGCGGCAGTTGCGGCGGCGCTGCGAGGACGCCTTCGGTTACGGGCCCAAGACGCTGGCCAGGGTGCTGCGGTTGCAGCGGGCGCTGGAACTGGCCCGCGGCGGGCTGCCGTTCGCGTCGGTCGCCGCCGACGCGGGCTACGCCGACCAGCCGCACCTGGCCCGCGAGGTCAGGGCGCTGACCGGGCTGCCGCTGAGCGAACTCCTCACCGCGTAG